The genomic stretch TCCTTCAGCTAAATCAGCTTATGCTTATCTTCCAGACAGttacaggccaaaaaatcagtCGTCAGAAGAGTCGATTCATATGCTCAAGAGATTTAAAGCCAGCCATGATTAGAACTACTGAAAGAACCCTCGATTTTCAGAAAGTCAGGGACAATCTCATCTACTTGGGTGCCCCCCTATGTAAAGGAAGAATCAAAACTGCAGCCTTTCAATTCTTGTTGGACAAAGTGGACAGGAAAACTTCAGGTTGGGCTGGAAGACTGATTTCTCAAGCAGGCAGATTAACGCTATTCGTCATGTTCTAAGCAGCCTCCAATCCATATCATGGCAGCAATGCATATCCCCCGACAGGTGACGGATAAATTGGAAAGCAAGTTTTCAAATTTCTTTTAGGGCTGGGCGGATGGAAACAAAAAACTTCATTGGCTAGCTTGGAAAAAGATTGTCAGACCCACCGAGGAGGGAGGTCTGGGTATCAGAAGATTGAAAGATGTCTTAACTGCTCACCGTCTTAAATTAGCATGGACGGTCAAATATGGGGATCCTTCCAGTCCCTGGGCGAAACTCATGAAAAGCATACATGCCAGGGACATCCACGTTACTGATCAAATGTCAGCTTCACCAAATGCTTCTCCTCTTTGGAAGCAAGTTTGAGAGCTCTTCCCTATTCTCTCAAAGCACATTCAGTGGTCAGTCGGCAATGGGGAGCTCAATTTCTGGTCTGACAACTGGATGGGCAGGGGCCCTCTCCAATGCCTACTCGAATGCCTTGTCCCCTCTGAGCTCCAATAGCTGAAAGTGCGACATGTCCTGGGTCGTTCTGGACCCTTCCCTCTATCTCGGGTTTTTTCCTTTCTCCCCTAGCACCTAATCGATGATATAATTAATAGAAGATTTTCTATTTGTGAGGAAACTCCTAAGTGCGTATGGCCGCAGAATCTTCAAGTCGATTCTCCATTCGCTCAGCCTGGATATAGTGCTGCGCCCTCCCTCCCCTCCTAAccagtggtctaaatggatctgGCTTCGTATTCTCTCTCCAAAATTCTCCATATTCATGTGGAGGGCTCTTCAAAATGCGTTACCCGTCGATATCAGGGTCCAAGAGAAAGGCGTGGCTATGACTTCTACGTGAAAATGCTGTCTACAAGGTATGAACCCGTCGCCTCAGCAAGAATCACTTCCCCACCTATTTCTTGTTGGTCACCATTCGCAGGCCCTTTGGGCAGTATTCAGCTCGATGTGTGGTATTCCTCCGTTACTTCACAATTTGATTGCAAGCAAAATGTGCCATTGGAGAAATGCTTCAGCTCCTGGCGCAGTGCATTGTTCGGTCAGATTTCTGCTGCCCATACTTATTCTTTGGAAAATCTGGCGAGCCAGAAACATTGCAGTCTATGACAATATCCCGATGACCTTGAGCACTTCAGTAGCCCGAGTCAGGTGGTGGGCAAAATTGGTCCTAGGCACAGATTTAATGGAAGCTGTCAGCGGGAATTAGGAGCTGAAACCCAGGAAATCGACTGTTTATCATAAATGAAACGACTTTATTCTGGTGAAATGGAGCCAGCCCTCCCTGGGATGGGTGAAATTAAACATTGATAGATCGGCGATGGGTAATCCGGGTCCTTCGGGTGGGGGAGGCATATGTAGGAATGATAATGGGACATTTCTATTCGGCTTCTCCATGGGATATGGGGTTGGATCTAATAATATGGCAAAACTTCGCACGATTCACGACGGGATGCTGATATGCTTGGAAAAAGGCTTCGACAGGGTtatagtggaatctgattcaaaATTGGCTATTCATAGCCTCTCTAATCAGTCCAAGACCCCTTGGAAGTGGGATTCTTGGTTGTCTCGTATTAACCGCTTACGTAGCCTGGGTACTTTTGTTTTCACTCACATTCTCAGAGAAGGCAGCGAGCCGGCGAATGGTTTGGCTCGGGAAGAGAGTCTTCTTCTACAGTCCTCGATCTACCTCCATTACAGGTGCCTTCCTCCTATTGTCCAAGGTAGGATCTTTTTGGATAAGGTCGGTTTAGGTGTGCTTAGACCGATGGATTAGCTCCAttgctttgttttgttttacttttGGTGCGTCTTGTACATTTCTGCTTGCCTTCACTGTTGTTGTTCGGGCCTGCATTTTTTGTTGGGGTCTGCCCTGATGGTGGAGAGCCTTGTATAGCCTTTTTCCCTGTGGAATGAAAGTTTagttctatatatatatgtgggaaaaggttctatgcggtcgagctcaagggaacttcccatgaggtcgagttgtgtgggcccaccgtgatgcgtgtcgaacagctaccccatcagtcagatgcaccattccatggtgggcctagggcttaaaaatcaagtcaatccatgacttgtgtgggccacaccacatacaaaagtcgaGAGGGgtttccctccattaaaacattcataatcatttgttgggcccactgagatgtggttcacaaatccagcccatccattatgtgtgtcccacttggacgaggggtcagaccaagtttcatatgcatccaaatttcaggtgggctccaccaaatgcctttatatgttttaggcatgtatttacatgattttagatggtatggcccacctgagttccgtatatggctgatttttgggata from Magnolia sinica isolate HGM2019 chromosome 17, MsV1, whole genome shotgun sequence encodes the following:
- the LOC131230583 gene encoding uncharacterized protein LOC131230583, whose protein sequence is MGNPGPSGGGGICRNDNGTFLFGFSMGYGVGSNNMAKLRTIHDGMLICLEKGFDRVIVESDSKLAIHSLSNQSKTPWKWDSWLSRINRLRSLGTFVFTHILREGSEPANGLAREESLLLQSSIYLHYRCLPPIVQGSFSICYLPQGGT